The window GTTCGGCTTGCCCGCACTTTTTGATTGCTCAACATCATCGAACTCCCAGCCGTTAAGCATTTGGATAGCGTGGTGCGCTGTTAAATCAAACTGAACAGGAACGATCGAAACATAATTATGATCTAAAGCCCAAACATCGGTATCTTCTCCTTTATCAAAATTTTGAAAAACTCCCGTTAGCCAATAATATGGACGTTTATAAGGATCAATTCGCTCTTCAAATTCTTCAGCCCATTTCGCATTTGCTTGTCGGCATATTTTAATTCCTTTTATTCCATCGCCCTTCGGGAAGTTTACATTTAACAAAGTACCTACTGGCAAACCATTTGCTAAAACCTGTAGACAAATACTTTTTATAAACTTTTTGGTGTGGCTAAAATCAGCATCAGCAGCAAAATCATCCATAGAAAAACCAATTGAAGGAATTTTTTCTATAGCACCTTCTACAGCGGCAGACATGGTGCCCGAATAAATAACGTTGATGGAGTTGTTAAGTCCGTGGTTAATTCCTGACACGCATAAATCAGGTTTTTTTCCTTTGAAAATTTTATTAACGCCTAGTTTAACACAATCTACAGGTGTTCCACTGCATTTATACATTTCAACACCTTCGTAAAGATCAACTTTATCAAAACGGATAGGTTTACCGATGGTAATGGCGTGTCCCATCCCACTTTGCGGACTATCAGGCGCAACCACTACAACATGGCCGATCTCCTGCATTACTTCAATCAGATTTTTTATACCAGTGGCGGTTATTCCATCATCGTTTACAACCAAAATAGTAGGCTTTGTATTTTGCTTCGTCATGCCGGTAAAAGTACAGAATATAAAATTTAAGGCCTAAAAAACATCAACATATATAGCACGATCAATATTGACGTAAGTTTTAGTTAAAAAACTGTTAAAAGCATTTCTTTAACAATGAGAAACCATATATATTTGAAATAATAACTTATTTTTAGCTATTTGGCTGTAACTAAAAGCTACAAAACCTTCTTATCTTCATAATCAAAACCAACTAAATGAAATTTAAATTATTTACGCTAGCCTGTATTTTAATTTCTAGTTCGTTTGCAAAAGCGCAAACTAGCTATCAATGGAAAACAGGCAATTCTGGTGGCTTTACCTACAAGTATGTTACCAACGACCCTACAAAAAGCCGTTTCTATACGCTGAAAAATGGCCTAACTGTTATTCTTTCGCAGAATAATAAAGAACCAAGTATTACTTATAAAATGGCAATTAGGGCAGGTAGCAACACTGATCCTAGAACAAATACTGGTTTAGCACATTATTTAGAGCATTTATTGTTTAAAGGAACAGATAAATTTGGAACCTTAGATTACGCAAAAGAAAAGCCACTTTTAGATAAAGTTCAGGCACTTTACGAAACCTATAATAAAACAACGGATCAAGCGAAACGTAAAGAAATTTATAAAGAAATAGATAAAACTTCTGGTGAAGCATCGAATTATTCTATCGCAAATGAATACGATAAAATGATGAAATCTATAGGAAGTAACGTTACCAATGCGCATACATCTGTGGAAGAAACGGTTTATGAGGAAGATCTTCCTTCAAATGCAATCGATAAATTTTTATCAGTACAAGCAGAACGTTTTCGTGCACCTGTATTTCGTATTTTCCACACGGAATTAGAAGCTGTTTATGAAGAGAAAAACATCGGAATGGATAGCGATCCTCGTAAAATGTACGAAAAAATGCTGTTCTCCTTATTTCCAACCCATAATTACGGTCAGCAAACAACTATAGGTACCATTGAGCATTTAAAAAATCCATCACTGGTTGAAATAAGAAAATATTACGATAAATATTATGTGCCTAATAACATGGCTTTAATAATGAGTGGTGATATAAATTACGATGAATTAATTATAAAAATCGATAAAAACTTTGCTTACATGGTTCCTAAACCATTCGCATTGTATAATCCTGCTGCTGAAAAACCTTTAACGCAGATACAAAAGGTTGATATTTACGGACCAAGTGCCGAAAGCCTTTATGTTGCTTATCGTGGTTTTGCAGAAAACACCCATCAAAGTTTACTGTTAGATTTAATTGGAAGTATTTTAGCTAACGGCAAAGCCGGATTAATGGATATCAACATTAATAAACAACAAAAAATGTTGAGGGCAAGTGCTGGCTATAATCAAATGAAAGATTATGGTATTTTTATTTTATCGGGTTCACCTAAAACCGGACAAAGCCTGGAAGAAGCGCAAAAGCTTTTATTGGATCAGGTAGATTTACTTAAAAAAGGTGAGTTTGATGAAAGCTTGATTAAAGCAACTGTTGCTAATTTAAAACTTGCTGAATTGCAAGGTTTCGATAACAATGATGTTCGTGCAGACGCAACAATGACAGCATTTATTCAAAATCGTGGCACAGAATGGGATAAAACGTTAGCATCAACTGATGCGATGGCCAAAGTCACCAAAAAGGAAATTGTAGATTTTGCCAACAAATTTTTCATCAATAATTATGTTGCTGTTTTAAAACATAAAGGAGAAGATAAAAACATTGTGAAGGTTGAAAAACCAACCATTACTGCAGTTAAAACGAACGTTAATGAAGTTTCTCCATTTACAAAAGGGGTTATCACCGCACCAGTAAAACCAATTGCGCCTAAGTTTTTAGATTATACTAAAGATCTATCTTTTGGAAAGGCTGGCATTGCTGATGTTATTTCTGTTCAAAATACAGAAAATGGTATTTTCAGAATGTCATATCGTTTTGATATGGGTTCTTACAATAATAAATTATTGCCTTACGCTTCACAATATTTAACTTTTTTAAGCACTGATAAATATTCTGCAGAAGAGATAAGTAAAGCTTTTTACAACATTGCTTGTAGCTATAATGTAAATGTTGGTACTGATGTTACAACGGTTTCAATTAGTGGTTTGCAGGAAAATTTTGATAAAGCAATTGCCCTTGTAGAAGATGTTTTGGCAAATTGTAAACCAAATGAAAAAGCGCTGGAAGATTTAAAAGGTAGACTTTTAAAGGCTCGAGAAAACGCTAAATTGAATAAATCATCAATCCTTAGTGGCTTAATGAGTTATGCACAATATGGCACTGATAATCCTTTTAATTTCGGCTTAACAAACGAGGAAATTAAGAATATGAAATCAGCTGATTTGATTTCTATTCTACATAATTTAACCAATTATAAACATACCATCACCTATTTTGGTCCAAAAACTTTAGAGGCTTTTTCTACTGATATTACTAAAGTACATGCATTGCCAAAAGAATTTACCGCATTACCTGCGATAAAAAAATTCGCCTATACCAAAACAGATTCTACAAAAGTTTTCTTTGCAGATTATGATATGGTTCAGGCAGAAATTCGTTGGGTGCGTAATGGTGGCTTGTATGATCCAACTAATTCGGCAAAAATTTCTTTATTCAACAACTATTTTGGAGGAGGAATGGGATCAGTTGTATTCCAAACCATTCGTGAGTCTAAGGCTTTAGCTTACTCTACTTTTGCGGTTTATTCTTCGCCAAACAGTAAAGACAAAGAAAATTCTGTAGTTGCTTATGTGGGTACGCAAGCAGATAAAATGAATGACGCAGTGGCTGGAATGAATGAATTATTAACCACACTACCAGAATCTGATAAATCATTTGACTTATCGAAAAGCAATTCTCTAAATGGAATTGAAACTTCTCGCATCACAAAAGATGGAATTATTTATACTTATTTAGCTGATAAAAAATTAGGATTTGATCATGATTCAAGAATTGATGAATACGCAAATCTTAAACCGCTTACTTTTGCTGATGTGAAGTCATTTCACCAAAGCAATTTATCAGGCAAATCATATAGTTATTGTATCGTAGCATCTGAAAAGAAGATTAATATGGCAGATTTAGCCAAATTTGGTCCAGTAACTAAACTTAATTTGGAACAGATTTTTGGATATTAGGGAGAGTAAAGATTAAGGAGCAAGGATTAAAGACCATAGCTTAAATAAAAAAAGGCGATTTTCGGAAACGGAAATCGCCTTTTTTGTTTTTTGCTTGTGCTTGTTTATAACGAGTGTTTAAATAGCAAAGCGATTCTATCGCTGCTATTAAAGCTTGGTACAATAGCAATTATTTCTTCATGTAATCTATCACGATTCCATTAGCCAATAACTTACCTTTTGAAAGTGTAATTTTACTTTTAACGGGCGTTTCAACAACGATAACCGAATTATTCCCTGCAATTTTTAAACTACTCTTCCCAGAAACATTTCTTGCAACAAACTTTTGCGCAAGCGCATCATAAAGATCAACTCGCATGCTACTTTTAATTACATAAACCACAGATTTTTCCTGTTTGTAGGGATTGTATATTAAGTAGCTTGGATAAGCATTATTTTTATAAAAATCAGTTGCCAAAAGATCGAGTTTTAATACTCCATTGATATTGGTTTTTTCAACAATAGCACCAAAAATACCAACGTGGCCACTTCCATAAACACTAAATTGAGAAACGTTGGGATTTTTACCTGGCACCCATTTAGGTCCATCGCCTTGAGCAACCGGACCTTTTTTATCTAGATATAAAGAATCGAATGTAGAAGTTTTTGCAAAACCCTCATAAGCAATTACACCTTTTGTTACCTCCGCTAAATCAGGAATTGCTTGA is drawn from Pedobacter mucosus and contains these coding sequences:
- the surE gene encoding 5'/3'-nucleotidase SurE encodes the protein MTKQNTKPTILVVNDDGITATGIKNLIEVMQEIGHVVVVAPDSPQSGMGHAITIGKPIRFDKVDLYEGVEMYKCSGTPVDCVKLGVNKIFKGKKPDLCVSGINHGLNNSINVIYSGTMSAAVEGAIEKIPSIGFSMDDFAADADFSHTKKFIKSICLQVLANGLPVGTLLNVNFPKGDGIKGIKICRQANAKWAEEFEERIDPYKRPYYWLTGVFQNFDKGEDTDVWALDHNYVSIVPVQFDLTAHHAIQMLNGWEFDDVEQSKSAGKPNKISAPDGLNLG
- a CDS encoding M16 family metallopeptidase, giving the protein MKFKLFTLACILISSSFAKAQTSYQWKTGNSGGFTYKYVTNDPTKSRFYTLKNGLTVILSQNNKEPSITYKMAIRAGSNTDPRTNTGLAHYLEHLLFKGTDKFGTLDYAKEKPLLDKVQALYETYNKTTDQAKRKEIYKEIDKTSGEASNYSIANEYDKMMKSIGSNVTNAHTSVEETVYEEDLPSNAIDKFLSVQAERFRAPVFRIFHTELEAVYEEKNIGMDSDPRKMYEKMLFSLFPTHNYGQQTTIGTIEHLKNPSLVEIRKYYDKYYVPNNMALIMSGDINYDELIIKIDKNFAYMVPKPFALYNPAAEKPLTQIQKVDIYGPSAESLYVAYRGFAENTHQSLLLDLIGSILANGKAGLMDININKQQKMLRASAGYNQMKDYGIFILSGSPKTGQSLEEAQKLLLDQVDLLKKGEFDESLIKATVANLKLAELQGFDNNDVRADATMTAFIQNRGTEWDKTLASTDAMAKVTKKEIVDFANKFFINNYVAVLKHKGEDKNIVKVEKPTITAVKTNVNEVSPFTKGVITAPVKPIAPKFLDYTKDLSFGKAGIADVISVQNTENGIFRMSYRFDMGSYNNKLLPYASQYLTFLSTDKYSAEEISKAFYNIACSYNVNVGTDVTTVSISGLQENFDKAIALVEDVLANCKPNEKALEDLKGRLLKARENAKLNKSSILSGLMSYAQYGTDNPFNFGLTNEEIKNMKSADLISILHNLTNYKHTITYFGPKTLEAFSTDITKVHALPKEFTALPAIKKFAYTKTDSTKVFFADYDMVQAEIRWVRNGGLYDPTNSAKISLFNNYFGGGMGSVVFQTIRESKALAYSTFAVYSSPNSKDKENSVVAYVGTQADKMNDAVAGMNELLTTLPESDKSFDLSKSNSLNGIETSRITKDGIIYTYLADKKLGFDHDSRIDEYANLKPLTFADVKSFHQSNLSGKSYSYCIVASEKKINMADLAKFGPVTKLNLEQIFGY